From Selenomonas ruminantium AC2024, a single genomic window includes:
- the flgA gene encoding flagellar basal body P-ring formation chaperone FlgA — MLWSGFFCLLALAFSPQAEAVYGGHMQAEVFPQMISSQKLAGIARQQLELEFYKAGEKRRHVLTLTNAPSDLRLPAGKLRYEAELPGPLRYGNVQPVHIRLLLDEKLYRQVVCYYRVQVFDKVLVAGADLALEKAIAPNAVRLEEREVHGGQGRYLSSFEEIAGRVPVRYIHMGQPLEQNMLQNPVVIQAGTPVKLVTKYKGIEVSANGIAMQKGRVGGRIKVRNANSSRILQGKVVDAATVEIE; from the coding sequence ATGCTATGGAGTGGCTTCTTCTGTCTGTTAGCCCTTGCTTTTTCGCCGCAGGCAGAAGCTGTTTATGGCGGCCATATGCAGGCGGAAGTCTTCCCGCAGATGATAAGTTCCCAGAAGCTGGCAGGGATTGCGCGGCAGCAGCTGGAACTGGAATTTTATAAAGCCGGGGAGAAGCGGCGGCATGTGCTGACGCTGACCAATGCACCCAGTGATTTGCGGCTGCCGGCCGGGAAACTGCGCTATGAGGCAGAACTTCCCGGGCCTTTGCGTTACGGCAATGTTCAGCCGGTTCATATTCGCCTGTTACTGGATGAAAAACTCTACCGTCAGGTAGTCTGCTATTACCGGGTACAGGTGTTTGATAAGGTGCTGGTGGCGGGGGCGGATTTGGCTTTAGAAAAAGCCATCGCGCCGAATGCTGTGCGGTTGGAGGAGCGGGAAGTCCATGGCGGACAGGGCCGCTATCTTTCCTCCTTTGAGGAAATTGCCGGGCGGGTTCCTGTGCGTTATATCCATATGGGACAGCCCTTGGAGCAGAATATGCTGCAAAATCCCGTGGTGATTCAGGCGGGCACGCCTGTAAAACTCGTGACCAAATATAAGGGCATAGAGGTCAGTGCCAATGGCATTGCCATGCAGAAGGGCCGTGTGGGGGGCAGGATAAAGGTACGCAATGCCAATTCCTCCCGGATTCTGCAGGGCAAGGTAGTGGATGCTGCGACCGTGGAGATAGAGTGA
- the flgG gene encoding flagellar basal-body rod protein FlgG, whose amino-acid sequence MMRALWSAASGMKGQQTNMDVIANNIANVNTYGGKKVRAEFQDLIYQTLRDAGAQSGQDNQYPTGLQIGLGTRVAATQRVITQGPLQTTENPTDVGIQGEGYFRVTLPDGTTGYTRDGSFKLDSQRRLVTSDGYLLADGITFNENSPVDSIVIAGDGQVSETPAGGTQQNVGRIMLARFVNPAGLTAIGKNLFIVSEASGQPIEGNPGEDGAGTLTQGTLEMSNVQIVEEMVNMIVSQRAYESNSKAITTSDSMLEIANGLKR is encoded by the coding sequence ATGATGAGAGCACTTTGGTCGGCAGCTTCGGGGATGAAGGGGCAGCAGACTAATATGGATGTTATTGCCAATAATATTGCCAATGTAAATACATATGGCGGCAAGAAGGTTCGGGCGGAGTTTCAGGATTTGATTTATCAGACCCTGCGGGATGCCGGGGCACAGAGCGGGCAGGATAATCAGTATCCTACCGGCTTGCAGATTGGCTTGGGTACCCGTGTTGCGGCTACGCAGCGCGTAATCACCCAGGGGCCACTGCAGACGACGGAGAATCCTACGGATGTGGGCATTCAGGGGGAAGGTTATTTCCGCGTGACTTTGCCGGATGGCACCACGGGCTATACCCGTGATGGCTCTTTTAAGCTGGACTCCCAGCGGCGCCTTGTGACCTCTGACGGCTATCTGCTGGCAGACGGTATTACCTTTAATGAAAATTCGCCAGTGGACTCCATTGTTATTGCTGGCGATGGTCAGGTTTCGGAAACGCCGGCAGGCGGTACGCAGCAGAATGTGGGGCGTATTATGCTGGCTCGTTTTGTCAATCCTGCGGGGCTGACGGCCATTGGCAAGAATCTCTTTATCGTATCGGAAGCATCCGGTCAGCCTATTGAAGGCAATCCTGGTGAGGACGGGGCAGGAACGCTTACCCAGGGCACGTTGGAAATGAGCAATGTGCAGATTGTGGAGGAAATGGTCAATATGATTGTTTCCCAGCGTGCATATGAGTCCAATTCCAAGGCTATCACCACTTCCGATTCCATGCTGGAAATTGCCAACGGGCTTAAACGCTGA
- a CDS encoding flagellar hook-basal body protein — MWRGLYTAGTGMITESKRTDTLANNLANANTTGFKRDEAISREFHPMLIKRINDGINHNDVTSFKQFHVGEQYPVVGTLGLGSYIDEIATEHSQGAFETTGNPLDLAISGNGYFAIQTENGVRYTRDGNFYKSARGEIQTVNGQTVLGRNGRGITIPQDTVSIMVGSKGEVYADNVQIGQLQFVQFDNRRAVLKQGNNLYYPQEGARPAPATGEIQQGLLERSNTNVVSEMVELINNYRMYEAGSKAVTTQDAMLDKSVNDVGRLT, encoded by the coding sequence ATGTGGCGTGGCCTATATACTGCAGGCACGGGCATGATTACCGAGAGCAAGCGCACAGATACGCTGGCAAACAACCTTGCCAATGCCAATACCACCGGCTTCAAACGGGATGAAGCCATCAGCCGGGAGTTCCATCCCATGCTGATTAAACGCATCAACGACGGAATTAATCATAATGATGTAACCAGTTTCAAGCAGTTCCATGTCGGGGAGCAGTATCCTGTGGTGGGGACTTTGGGGCTGGGGTCTTATATTGACGAAATTGCCACCGAGCACAGCCAGGGGGCTTTTGAAACCACGGGAAATCCTTTGGATTTGGCCATTTCCGGCAACGGCTATTTTGCCATTCAGACGGAAAACGGGGTGCGTTATACCCGTGACGGCAACTTCTATAAATCGGCCCGAGGCGAGATTCAGACCGTGAATGGTCAGACGGTGCTCGGGCGCAACGGGCGCGGCATCACTATCCCGCAGGACACGGTCAGCATCATGGTGGGCAGCAAAGGGGAAGTCTATGCCGACAATGTGCAGATTGGGCAGCTGCAGTTCGTGCAGTTCGACAATCGGCGGGCGGTGCTCAAACAGGGAAATAACCTCTATTATCCGCAGGAAGGCGCGCGGCCTGCACCTGCGACAGGGGAGATTCAGCAGGGACTGTTGGAGCGCTCCAATACCAATGTGGTGTCGGAGATGGTGGAACTCATCAATAATTACCGCATGTATGAAGCCGGCTCCAAAGCGGTTACGACCCAGGATGCGATGCTGGATAAATCGGTTAATGATGTAGGTCGTTTAACCTGA
- a CDS encoding rod shape-determining protein: MFGMSLDIGIDLGTANVLVYVKGKGIVLREPSVVAVDRDTNRVLAIGEEARQMIGRTPGNIVAIRPLREGVIADYDITESMLRHFIEKVVGRRFVFRPRIMICIPSGCTMVEQRAVQEAAEQAGARHTQLIEEPLAAALGAGLDIVEPRGSMVVDIGGGTTDIAVISLGGIVTSASLRVAGDKFDEDITAFVKKEFNIMIGERTAEEIKMRVGAAFAGARNEIMDVRGRDMLSGLPKNVQITTAQAAEATHDSVTKIVNCVKKVLEDTPPELSADVMNCGIVLTGGGAMLYGLDELIRRETDIPTALAEDAMSCVAIGCGMALDSFNKFDGKARNVKTGR, translated from the coding sequence ATGTTTGGCATGTCTTTAGATATTGGTATTGACTTGGGCACGGCTAACGTGCTGGTATATGTAAAGGGCAAGGGCATTGTGCTGCGGGAACCCTCGGTTGTGGCTGTGGACCGCGATACGAACCGGGTGCTGGCTATCGGTGAGGAAGCACGCCAGATGATTGGCCGTACGCCGGGCAATATCGTGGCTATCCGCCCTCTGAGGGAAGGTGTTATCGCCGACTACGACATCACGGAGAGCATGCTGCGCCACTTCATTGAAAAGGTGGTGGGCCGCCGTTTCGTATTCCGTCCCCGCATCATGATTTGCATTCCTTCAGGCTGCACCATGGTGGAACAGCGTGCGGTGCAGGAAGCTGCTGAGCAGGCTGGTGCGCGTCATACCCAGCTCATTGAAGAACCGCTGGCCGCTGCTTTGGGCGCCGGGCTTGATATCGTAGAACCGCGTGGTTCCATGGTCGTGGATATCGGCGGCGGCACTACGGATATCGCCGTGATTTCCTTGGGCGGCATTGTGACGAGTGCCTCCCTCCGTGTGGCCGGTGACAAGTTCGATGAGGATATCACCGCTTTCGTGAAGAAGGAATTCAACATCATGATTGGCGAGCGTACCGCTGAGGAAATCAAAATGCGTGTAGGCGCGGCTTTTGCCGGTGCACGCAATGAAATCATGGATGTGCGCGGCCGCGATATGCTTTCCGGTCTGCCGAAGAATGTGCAGATTACCACGGCACAGGCAGCAGAAGCCACCCATGACAGCGTGACGAAAATCGTCAACTGCGTCAAGAAGGTGCTGGAGGACACGCCGCCGGAATTGTCGGCAGACGTGATGAACTGCGGTATTGTGCTCACGGGCGGCGGCGCTATGCTCTATGGTCTGGACGAGCTGATTCGCCGCGAAACGGATATTCCCACGGCCCTGGCAGAAGATGCCATGAGCTGCGTGGCTATCGGCTGCGGCATGGCTCTGGACAGCTTTAATAAGTTTGACGGCAAAGCCCGCAATGTAAAGACTGGACGATAA
- a CDS encoding L-lactate dehydrogenase: MNNRRKIVVIGASNVGSAVANKIADFQLATEVVLIDLNEDKAWGEAKDSSHATSCIYSTNIKFHLGDYEDCKDANIIVITAGPSIRPGETPDRLKLAGTNAKIMSSVMGEIVKRTKEAMIIMITNPLDVATYVVSTQFDYPRNLILGTGTMLETYRFRRILADKYQVDPKNINGYVLGEHGNAAFVAWSTTGCAGFPIDDLDEYFHRTEKLSHEAVEQELVQVAYDVINKKGFTNTGIAMAACRFIKSVLYDEHTILPCSAVLEGEYGIKDVALSIPRMVCADGIMRSFEVHLTDDELEKMHKAAQSVRSALDGAGIK, translated from the coding sequence ATGAACAACAGAAGAAAAATCGTCGTCATCGGCGCCAGCAACGTTGGCTCCGCAGTTGCCAACAAAATCGCTGACTTCCAGCTTGCTACGGAAGTAGTCCTCATCGACCTCAACGAAGACAAGGCTTGGGGCGAAGCTAAGGACTCCAGCCATGCAACGAGCTGCATCTACAGCACGAACATCAAGTTCCATCTCGGTGACTATGAAGACTGCAAAGATGCAAACATCATCGTTATCACGGCAGGCCCGTCCATCCGCCCGGGTGAAACTCCGGACCGCCTGAAGCTGGCTGGCACCAACGCTAAGATCATGAGCTCCGTAATGGGCGAAATCGTTAAGCGCACGAAGGAAGCTATGATCATCATGATCACCAACCCGCTTGACGTTGCTACTTATGTTGTTTCCACGCAGTTCGATTATCCGCGCAACCTCATCCTCGGTACCGGTACGATGCTCGAAACCTATCGTTTCCGTCGCATCCTGGCTGACAAGTACCAGGTTGACCCGAAGAACATCAACGGTTATGTTCTCGGTGAACACGGCAACGCTGCTTTCGTTGCTTGGTCCACGACTGGCTGCGCTGGTTTCCCCATTGATGATCTGGATGAATATTTCCATCGTACGGAAAAACTCAGCCACGAAGCTGTTGAACAGGAACTCGTTCAGGTTGCTTACGATGTTATCAACAAGAAGGGCTTCACGAACACCGGTATCGCTATGGCTGCTTGCCGCTTCATCAAGTCCGTTCTCTATGATGAACACACCATCCTGCCCTGCTCCGCAGTTCTCGAAGGCGAATATGGCATCAAGGATGTGGCTCTGTCCATTCCTCGTATGGTTTGCGCTGATGGTATCATGCGCTCCTTCGAAGTTCACCTCACTGACGATGAACTCGAAAAGATGCACAAAGCTGCTCAGAGCGTTCGTTCCGCTCTCGATGGCGCTGGCATCAAATAA
- the sucD gene encoding succinate--CoA ligase subunit alpha, which produces MGVLVNKDTKVIVQGITGKQATFHTKQMLAYGTKIVAGVTPGKAGQVVEGVPVFNTVKDAVDATGATASVVYVPARFAADSIMEGVDAGLDLVVCITEHIPVQDMVKVRRYMEGKKTRLIGPNCPGILTTDECKLGIIPGNIQKKGHVGLVSRSGTLTYEAAFQLMNAGIGVTTAIGIGGDPVKGTDFIDALELFKNDPETKAVLMIGEIGGTAEEDAAKWIKENMPDKPVAAFISGRQAPPGKRMGHAGAIISGGKGTAADKIKALNGVGIEVADTVAHIGATVVDTLKKAGIYDECHTC; this is translated from the coding sequence ATGGGTGTTTTAGTAAATAAAGATACAAAGGTAATCGTACAGGGCATTACGGGCAAACAGGCTACCTTCCATACGAAGCAGATGCTGGCCTATGGCACGAAGATTGTCGCTGGTGTAACGCCGGGCAAAGCCGGACAAGTTGTAGAAGGAGTTCCCGTATTCAACACCGTTAAGGACGCAGTGGACGCAACAGGGGCTACGGCCTCCGTGGTCTATGTACCCGCAAGGTTCGCCGCTGACTCCATCATGGAAGGTGTGGATGCCGGTCTTGATTTGGTAGTCTGCATTACGGAGCATATTCCCGTACAGGATATGGTCAAAGTCCGCCGCTATATGGAAGGCAAGAAGACCCGCCTGATTGGGCCGAACTGCCCGGGCATTCTGACCACGGATGAATGCAAACTCGGTATCATTCCGGGCAATATCCAGAAAAAAGGTCATGTAGGCCTCGTTTCCCGCTCCGGAACCTTGACTTATGAAGCAGCTTTTCAGCTTATGAATGCCGGAATTGGTGTGACGACTGCTATCGGTATCGGCGGTGACCCGGTCAAGGGCACGGACTTTATCGATGCCTTGGAACTCTTCAAGAATGACCCCGAAACCAAGGCTGTGCTGATGATTGGTGAAATCGGCGGTACGGCTGAAGAAGACGCCGCCAAATGGATTAAGGAAAACATGCCGGACAAACCGGTAGCTGCCTTTATCTCCGGCCGTCAGGCGCCTCCGGGAAAACGCATGGGCCATGCCGGTGCAATTATCTCCGGCGGCAAAGGTACAGCTGCCGATAAGATTAAGGCCCTCAACGGCGTTGGTATTGAAGTAGCCGACACCGTTGCCCATATCGGCGCAACCGTTGTCGATACGCTGAAAAAAGCGGGCATTTACGACGAGTGCCATACTTGCTGA
- the sucC gene encoding ADP-forming succinate--CoA ligase subunit beta: MNIHEYQSKAVLKAYGVAVPEGLPAFTVDEAVENAKKIGTPVVVVKAQIHAGGRGKAGGVKLAKNLDEVKNYASELLGKTLVTHQTGPEGKKVGRLLIEAGSNIKKEYYLSFVIDRQTARVVMMGSEEGGMEIEKVAAEMPEKIFKEYIDPVVGLAPFQATRMAYNINIPQPAIRKATKLMTCLYNAFVGKDCSLAEINPLVVTAEDDVIALDAKLNFDDSALFRHPDIEELRDESEEDPKERRAAEAGLNYVNLGGDVACMVNGAGLAMATVDIIKHYGGEPANFLDVGGDSSPEKIAEAFQIMLDGGQAKGIFVNIFGGINRCDAVAAGIVEAAKIISDDGKSLPVPVVVRLEGTNVEQGRKILQDSPIANVIMAPTMEGGAEEIVKRVKAAK, encoded by the coding sequence ATGAATATTCATGAGTACCAGAGCAAGGCCGTATTGAAAGCCTATGGGGTAGCAGTTCCTGAGGGGCTGCCTGCATTCACGGTGGATGAAGCTGTGGAAAATGCCAAGAAAATCGGCACTCCTGTAGTCGTAGTGAAGGCCCAGATTCATGCTGGCGGCCGCGGCAAAGCTGGCGGTGTCAAGCTGGCCAAGAATCTTGATGAAGTGAAAAATTATGCAAGCGAGTTGCTGGGCAAAACGCTTGTGACCCATCAGACGGGGCCGGAAGGCAAGAAGGTGGGACGCCTCCTCATCGAAGCTGGTTCCAATATCAAGAAAGAATATTACCTGTCCTTCGTCATTGACCGTCAGACGGCCCGCGTGGTCATGATGGGCTCCGAAGAAGGCGGTATGGAAATCGAAAAAGTGGCCGCTGAAATGCCGGAAAAGATTTTCAAGGAATACATTGACCCGGTGGTTGGTCTGGCACCGTTCCAGGCTACCCGCATGGCCTACAATATCAACATTCCACAGCCGGCCATCCGCAAGGCTACGAAGCTCATGACCTGCCTGTACAATGCCTTTGTTGGCAAGGACTGCTCGCTGGCGGAAATCAATCCGCTCGTAGTTACGGCGGAAGATGATGTGATTGCCCTTGATGCCAAGCTGAACTTTGACGACAGCGCCCTGTTCCGTCATCCGGATATCGAAGAACTCCGTGATGAGAGCGAGGAAGATCCCAAGGAACGCCGTGCAGCAGAAGCTGGCCTCAACTACGTCAACCTCGGCGGCGATGTTGCCTGCATGGTTAACGGCGCAGGTCTGGCAATGGCTACAGTCGATATCATCAAACACTATGGCGGCGAGCCGGCCAACTTCCTCGATGTGGGCGGCGATTCCTCGCCGGAAAAGATTGCCGAAGCCTTCCAGATTATGCTGGACGGCGGTCAGGCCAAGGGCATTTTCGTCAACATCTTCGGCGGCATCAATCGCTGTGATGCAGTAGCAGCCGGTATTGTCGAAGCAGCCAAGATTATCTCGGATGATGGCAAGTCCCTGCCGGTTCCTGTAGTTGTGCGCTTAGAGGGCACCAATGTGGAACAGGGCCGTAAGATTTTGCAGGATTCTCCGATTGCCAACGTCATCATGGCACCGACCATGGAGGGCGGCGCGGAAGAAATCGTAAAACGTGTCAAGGCAGCAAAGTAA
- a CDS encoding aldose epimerase family protein: protein MAIIKKESFGKLSDGREAFLYTLRNTKGTEVKVTNYGARLVSWSTYAKDYQKIDIVLGYADALTYEKDDTSMGGVVGRHANRIAGGKAVINGQEYQLDLNTGSKNQNHIHGGSKGFHNELWEAEEVYEGVRLTYHSKDGDAGYPGNMDVAVIYSLSNDNELSIKYEAVSDKDTICNLTNHSYFNLDGFASPSILDQKIQIFADKYTWADSESLPDGRILDVEGTPMDLRQPTKIGAHIDDDFDELVMGKGYDHNWVIREEPVSVEMKPGMFGYDPHCPIDYLKGGLKKVAYAESDNSGLTLTCYSDLPGVQFYTGNFLEGGLPGKKGVEFQYRSGFCLETQYFPNSLANPNFPQPIIKAGEKWESQTIFVLWPKD, encoded by the coding sequence ATGGCAATCATCAAGAAAGAATCCTTTGGCAAATTAAGCGATGGTCGTGAGGCGTTTCTCTATACCCTGCGCAACACCAAGGGGACGGAAGTAAAAGTCACCAACTATGGTGCCCGGCTCGTGAGCTGGAGTACCTATGCCAAAGATTATCAGAAAATAGATATCGTGCTGGGCTATGCGGATGCACTGACTTATGAGAAAGACGATACCAGCATGGGCGGCGTGGTGGGCCGTCATGCCAACCGCATTGCCGGCGGCAAGGCCGTCATCAATGGGCAGGAATACCAACTGGATTTGAATACCGGTTCCAAGAATCAGAACCATATCCACGGCGGCAGCAAGGGATTCCATAATGAACTTTGGGAGGCAGAGGAAGTCTATGAAGGTGTGCGTCTGACCTATCACAGCAAGGATGGGGACGCAGGTTATCCAGGAAATATGGATGTAGCCGTTATCTATTCGCTGTCTAACGACAATGAGCTGTCCATTAAGTATGAGGCGGTCAGTGACAAGGATACCATCTGCAACCTGACCAACCACAGCTACTTCAATTTGGATGGCTTTGCATCCCCGTCCATCCTCGACCAGAAAATCCAGATTTTTGCCGACAAGTATACCTGGGCAGATAGCGAATCCCTGCCGGATGGGCGTATTCTTGATGTAGAGGGCACGCCGATGGATTTGCGCCAGCCGACGAAAATTGGCGCTCATATTGATGATGATTTTGATGAGCTCGTCATGGGCAAGGGCTATGACCACAACTGGGTTATCCGCGAGGAACCGGTCAGTGTGGAAATGAAGCCGGGGATGTTCGGTTATGACCCGCATTGCCCGATTGATTACCTCAAGGGCGGGCTCAAGAAAGTGGCCTATGCCGAATCGGATAACAGCGGTCTGACGCTGACCTGTTACAGCGACCTGCCGGGCGTACAGTTCTATACGGGAAATTTCCTTGAAGGCGGTCTGCCGGGCAAGAAGGGCGTGGAATTCCAGTATCGTTCTGGCTTCTGCCTCGAAACGCAGTATTTCCCGAATTCGCTGGCTAATCCGAACTTCCCGCAGCCCATCATCAAAGCCGGAGAAAAATGGGAATCCCAGACGATTTTCGTGCTCTGGCCGAAAGATTAA
- a CDS encoding HAD family hydrolase codes for MKQVKAVIFDMDGVIIDSEPIHSRVKMDTFAHFGIPFNEADLVHYMGRTSGAIFRETLAKHGRTDINPQDMADYKHAHYLEILQSGEIAPVEGSVELIKSLHEAGIPLALATSSNVRVMNTVLDSFDIRKYFTSILSGGELPESKPNPAIYLISAQRLAVEPADCMVIEDTENGILAAKRAGMFCTAYRNPHSGKQDLTLADRVVDSLKEIDVNKLAVNVK; via the coding sequence TTGAAACAAGTAAAAGCAGTAATTTTCGATATGGATGGGGTCATCATCGACAGCGAACCCATCCACAGCCGGGTGAAAATGGATACCTTCGCGCATTTTGGTATTCCCTTCAATGAAGCGGATTTGGTTCATTATATGGGGCGCACAAGTGGTGCTATCTTCCGCGAGACTTTGGCCAAACATGGCCGCACGGATATCAACCCGCAGGATATGGCAGATTATAAGCATGCTCACTATCTGGAAATCCTGCAAAGCGGGGAAATTGCCCCAGTGGAGGGCAGCGTGGAGCTGATAAAATCCCTGCATGAGGCAGGCATTCCTCTGGCGCTTGCCACATCCTCCAATGTGCGGGTGATGAATACGGTGCTGGATAGCTTCGACATTCGCAAGTATTTCACTTCGATACTCTCCGGCGGGGAACTGCCCGAGAGCAAGCCGAATCCTGCCATCTATTTGATTAGCGCGCAACGCTTAGCCGTTGAGCCTGCTGACTGTATGGTAATCGAGGATACGGAAAACGGCATTCTGGCCGCGAAAAGGGCCGGTATGTTCTGCACTGCTTACCGCAATCCTCACTCTGGCAAGCAGGATTTAACCCTGGCCGACAGAGTGGTGGACAGCCTGAAGGAAATTGATGTGAATAAGCTGGCGGTTAACGTAAAGTAA
- a CDS encoding putative bifunctional diguanylate cyclase/phosphodiesterase: MDDKPVMLIVDDVEINRVVLTQFFQEEYQIMEAENGQEAMEIIEGQSVNIVLVDLVMPVMDGFQVLAMMKRNDQLAGIPVVVMTANNDGDSEARAMEMGAADFITKPYNPTIVRCRIRNVMAREENEWRKVAQMAQNRQLVEMHQHVEKDSLTGIYNREAFYRKAAELMQEHHQTGYSIVYLDISCFKVVNDLFRIETGNLILKTAAFYFNVLTGDGGLCARIEADHFALCQPTEKLDMDNLIAGLDSTIQSLGISHNILFYAGVYPVENVFLPVDQMCDRAHMALNRIKGRYMTRYAFYDKAMRDQMIEEQMIVRNMEYALHEGQFVINLQPVYEIPSKKIIGAEALVRWRYPKGPIPPSKFIPIFENNGFIVRLDRFVWEEACKVLRAQIDAGYNPLPISVNISRLNFYSQDLLDYLQSLIKKYDLQPKMLKLEITESAYMENPHQLIAMVRAFRGNGFSVLMDDFGSGFSSLSMLKDLPVDVLKIDMAFVQEVDKSSRAGAIMESIVELGKHLNMDVVVEGVETQEQLDFLSKIGCREIQGYYFAKPMDKETFMGLVQRSQDI, encoded by the coding sequence GTGGACGATAAACCAGTAATGTTAATTGTGGATGACGTGGAAATCAACCGGGTGGTGCTGACCCAGTTTTTCCAGGAAGAATATCAAATCATGGAGGCCGAGAACGGCCAGGAAGCCATGGAAATCATCGAAGGCCAATCGGTGAATATCGTATTGGTGGATTTGGTTATGCCGGTGATGGATGGTTTTCAGGTGCTAGCCATGATGAAGCGGAATGACCAGCTCGCGGGGATTCCTGTGGTGGTCATGACGGCCAATAACGATGGGGACAGCGAGGCCCGGGCCATGGAGATGGGGGCGGCGGATTTTATAACAAAGCCCTACAATCCTACCATTGTGCGCTGCCGCATCCGCAACGTTATGGCCCGTGAGGAAAATGAGTGGCGCAAGGTGGCGCAGATGGCGCAGAACCGCCAGCTGGTCGAGATGCATCAGCATGTGGAAAAGGACAGCCTGACGGGGATTTACAACCGGGAGGCGTTCTACCGCAAGGCGGCAGAACTGATGCAGGAGCATCATCAGACCGGGTACAGCATCGTGTATCTGGACATCAGCTGCTTCAAGGTGGTCAATGACCTGTTCCGCATCGAGACGGGTAACCTCATTTTGAAGACGGCAGCGTTTTATTTCAATGTGCTGACGGGGGACGGCGGTCTGTGTGCCCGTATTGAGGCCGACCATTTTGCCCTGTGCCAGCCTACGGAAAAACTGGATATGGATAACCTTATTGCGGGGCTGGACAGCACCATTCAGTCCTTGGGAATCAGCCACAATATTCTGTTCTATGCAGGGGTTTATCCGGTGGAAAATGTCTTTCTGCCGGTGGATCAGATGTGTGACCGCGCGCATATGGCTCTCAATCGCATCAAAGGCCGTTATATGACCCGTTATGCCTTCTATGACAAGGCTATGCGGGACCAGATGATTGAGGAGCAGATGATTGTCCGCAATATGGAATATGCCCTGCATGAGGGGCAGTTCGTCATCAATCTGCAGCCGGTGTATGAGATTCCGTCCAAAAAAATCATCGGAGCGGAGGCTCTGGTGCGCTGGCGTTATCCCAAGGGGCCGATTCCGCCGTCGAAGTTCATTCCGATTTTTGAGAACAACGGCTTTATTGTGCGGCTGGACCGTTTTGTTTGGGAGGAGGCCTGCAAGGTACTGCGGGCGCAGATTGACGCAGGCTACAATCCGCTGCCGATTTCGGTGAACATTTCGCGGCTGAATTTCTACAGTCAGGATTTGCTGGATTACTTGCAGTCCCTGATTAAAAAATACGATTTGCAGCCCAAGATGCTGAAATTGGAAATCACGGAAAGCGCCTATATGGAAAATCCGCATCAGCTGATTGCCATGGTGCGGGCCTTCCGCGGCAATGGTTTTTCCGTACTTATGGACGATTTTGGCAGCGGATTTTCCTCGCTGTCCATGCTGAAGGATTTGCCGGTGGATGTGCTCAAAATCGATATGGCCTTTGTGCAGGAAGTGGACAAGTCAAGCCGTGCCGGAGCCATTATGGAAAGTATTGTGGAACTGGGCAAGCACCTGAACATGGATGTCGTGGTGGAAGGTGTGGAAACCCAGGAACAGCTGGATTTCTTGAGCAAGATTGGCTGTCGGGAGATTCAGGGATATTATTTTGCCAAGCCCATGGATAAGGAAACCTTTATGGGATTGGTGCAGAGGAGTCAGGATATTTGA